The nucleotide window TGAGCTACCCCGGTCGCGATGCAGTAGCCGTCGTAAATCGATCCCTCCAACTGGAATTCAAGCGGTGAGCGTGGAGGCGCCTCCATATTTTGAATCATGTATATGAAGCCATAGATCGAGCCAAAGAAAAAGCTGCAGACCGCCACGGCCAGAGTCAACCAGGTGATGCTCTTGACTGATCGTGGAAGATCACTGTGACTTTGCCTCCTGAAAGCGAAGATCAGAACGAGGATCAGCCCCAAGAAGAGCAGCATATCCAGAAAATTCTTTGAGATGCTCTTGTGGAAGATCTCGATGAAATCCGAGAATGCGCTCAGCAGGAGCCAGCCGTAAAGAAGGATATGCACCTGTCCATCCTCGTGGCGTGTCTCCCGTTCCCGTTCGGCCGGAGCGTCTTGCGGGAGTGCGTGAGCCGACGCCTGCACGAGCACAGGCTGGTCCGGCAATACATCGATTTCCTCTTTCGTTTCCGTCAGGGAAGCCTGGGCCGACTCGATCAGCGGTTTCAGGATCGCAATCGCTTTTCGCGCGGTCCGTATTCTGCCGAGGCACGGCAATTCTTCCGCTTGGACGGCGGTATAAAGGCGGCATTTGCAGGTGGGTCCCAGGAATGTGTTGAGGAGAATCGAAACCAGGAAGGCCAGAAGGAGGGCGGCCTCGAAACCGAGGAAGAGGAAGAACGGCTTCATGTTTGGCGATTTCCATATCCAGTAAGGATAGGCCGTAGCAATAAAAATGCAAGCCCATGAAGCGGCAAGCAGCAGATTCTTGTTTCTTCGGCCGGCGGTCCGGCTGATTACGAGAGCCTGGATATCCTTCAGGTAGAACCTTTTGTACTGCTCCGTAAAGCGCCTTGAACGCACATCGAGAACGTGGTCTGCGCCCAGCCAAAGGCTGTGCATGCTGTATTCGAGAAAACGGCGCTGCTGCGTAAACATGTTTCCGGGCAGCCGCCGATAGATTTTCTGTTTTCGCTTCATTGCATTATGTTCATGAAAAGCAGGCCGCCAAGATAGCCCCAGACCGCCAATTGCCCAAGGGAGATAACAATCGCCAGCACTGAACGCCACCGCCCGGGATAGACAATGCTCCGGGGCGATTTCCAATGCTTGACTGCGATAAAGATCGAGGCAGTAGCGGTAATGAATGTGCCCCAAATGAAAAGAACGAGCGGCAACACGGCCAGAAAAAGGGCGATGTCATCATAACGGACGCGCTCGTTCTGCAGATGCTCGAATTTTCCTTTTACCGCGCCCCTCTCGATGCAGGTGGAACACAGGTGCTGGCCCTTCAATTCGATCGCACACAAGGAACAGAGGAAGCGACCGCAGCTCTCGCATGCCACGGTCGCTTTCTTAGCGGAATGATAGAAGCAACTGCTTTCATCGTCAACCAGCAGTTTTTCGCCGGACAGACCTGGCGCGGCTTTTCTGACCAGTGCCGGGAAACTCGCAACCTCGAGATAGGCGCCGCAGCCGGGACAGTTCCCGGTCTGCGCCGGCTCCGCCAGCGGAAGCGAAACCGGTTTCCTGCATTTTCCGCAGTCAAATTGAAATATCTTCATCTCAACTTATTTACGAATGACCCGGGTGCTGCAGATACGATCGTGCAACGCCTGTTTTTCGCTGTCGAATGCCGCCATGATGTATCCGATAAGCAGGATCATCGCGCTCAGGATTTCGGCGAAATACCTGCCGCACGCGCGCCAATAGGAGACTTTTCCGCCGTCCGGAGTCACGATTTTCAGACCGCAGGCCATTTTGCCCGGCGTCGCCGCAAATTTGCCGACAAAATACGTCGCATAAAATACCGCCACGCCGATTTGCGCGATCATCATAAGAACCGACCCGATGAAGAAACCCGCCGACGGCATGGCTCCAGGCTGCGGCGGAGTCACCATAAAGCCGAAGCTCAACTGGATAACGGCATTCACAACCCCAAGAATGAACCAATCTACGAATTTCGCCGCGAACCGAATCCAGAAGCCGGCATAGCGCAGAGTAGCAGGCAGGCGCGCCCCCTCCTGCAGCCGTTGAAAAAAGATCGGCTTGCACGCGGCGCACACCCGCGAACCGGAGTACGCAACCATTTCATCGGCAGGAAAAGACTTGCCGCACTCGACACAGGGGAAGACCCGCTGTTCGGTCAGGGCAACCGTCTGATTCTGCACGTCGCCGTATGGCCGCCAGTCCGCCATCCCCCTCCGCCAAACGAGGTCTTTCGAGGTGATCACGCCGGTGGTTACCATGCTTTGTAACTCTTCGTCACTTACCGGGCCCGCTTTCTGCCCATTCTCCACATAGTACCAGTCCAACCCTATCCCTCCTTATTCA belongs to Candidatus Abyssobacteria bacterium SURF_5 and includes:
- a CDS encoding RDD family protein, giving the protein MDWYYVENGQKAGPVSDEELQSMVTTGVITSKDLVWRRGMADWRPYGDVQNQTVALTEQRVFPCVECGKSFPADEMVAYSGSRVCAACKPIFFQRLQEGARLPATLRYAGFWIRFAAKFVDWFILGVVNAVIQLSFGFMVTPPQPGAMPSAGFFIGSVLMMIAQIGVAVFYATYFVGKFAATPGKMACGLKIVTPDGGKVSYWRACGRYFAEILSAMILLIGYIMAAFDSEKQALHDRICSTRVIRK